TTGTGATGCTAGCTTCGATTTCTGCAAAGATAGTATTGAATTCTTCTATTAATGCCACGCCTTTATCGAGCACGTAGATATTTTTTTGGCGTTCGTTGTTTTCTGGGATAACGCGCTTGATGTAGCCTTTTTTCTCGAGGCCTTGTAGCATGCTCGTGATGCTGGCGCCTTTGCGATTGAATTGTTCAGCCAGATCTTTTTGAATAACGCCACGTTCCTGGTTCTCATAAATATAGCCAATCATGCGTCCTTGCTGGCCGTTTAG
The sequence above is drawn from the Listeria weihenstephanensis genome and encodes:
- a CDS encoding MarR family winged helix-turn-helix transcriptional regulator, whose translation is MKQQPLNTPFSDLFRGVGMKIKMNADTRLRELDLNGQQGRMIGYIYENQERGVIQKDLAEQFNRKGASITSMLQGLEKKGYIKRVIPENNERQKNIYVLDKGVALIEEFNTIFAEIEASITKDLTNTEAEQLKSLLTKVSNSL